In the genome of Pempheris klunzingeri isolate RE-2024b chromosome 11, fPemKlu1.hap1, whole genome shotgun sequence, one region contains:
- the rps21 gene encoding small ribosomal subunit protein eS21, whose amino-acid sequence MQNDAGEFVDLYVPRKCSASNRIIGAKDHASIQINIAEVDKVTGRFNGQFKTYAICGAIRRMGESDDSILRLAKNDSVVAKNF is encoded by the exons ATGCAGAACGACGCAGGTGAATTTGTGGACCTTTACGTCCCACGTAAATG ctCTGCTAGCAACAGAATCATTGGAGCCAAGGACCATGCCTCCATCCAGATCAACATCGCTGAG GTTGACAAGGTGACCGGTCGCTTCAATGGTCAGTTCAAGACCTACGCTATCTGTGGCGCCATCCGCAGAATG GGTGAGTCCGACGACTCCATCCTGAGGCTGGCAAAGAACGACTCTGTTGTCGCAAA GAACTTCTGA